A region of Candidatus Hadarchaeales archaeon DNA encodes the following proteins:
- a CDS encoding DMT family transporter, producing MQNIAAFLAVLATICWGMDQVLGKASVRAIHPFFFNVIRSSFAFILILFLFLIFDGNFGKPWIVALAAASGLIGEFLAAELYFMVMKRSPAHIVIPAGNTDPLWGALGAMVLLGEKPGSAILASIILVLIGTFLLAERNGEKDGWRGGIFLALLVAALWGIMLPFAKICLDEGMTQIAYQTVRIGAAAAGCVLFWLVSGMRVGEVGRKPISLTLASGFLAFFLGFVLWLKALSLETASSLAPLLGGKVAFGFLFSVVLLRERTSLKSIAGACLIMAGIFLATL from the coding sequence GTGAGAGCCATACACCCCTTTTTCTTCAACGTCATCCGATCTTCCTTTGCTTTCATTCTAATTCTTTTTTTGTTCTTGATATTTGACGGAAATTTTGGCAAGCCTTGGATAGTTGCGCTCGCGGCCGCCTCAGGTCTGATCGGGGAGTTTCTAGCCGCCGAGTTGTATTTTATGGTCATGAAGAGAAGCCCTGCCCACATTGTCATTCCAGCCGGAAACACAGACCCGCTGTGGGGGGCGCTAGGGGCGATGGTTCTGCTTGGTGAAAAACCGGGCTCGGCCATTCTCGCCTCCATCATTCTCGTACTCATTGGAACATTTTTGCTCGCCGAACGGAATGGGGAAAAAGATGGGTGGAGGGGAGGCATTTTCCTCGCTCTTCTCGTTGCAGCTCTTTGGGGTATCATGCTGCCGTTTGCAAAAATTTGTCTAGATGAGGGAATGACACAGATTGCCTATCAAACGGTTAGAATCGGAGCTGCGGCTGCTGGGTGTGTCCTCTTCTGGCTTGTCAGCGGTATGCGGGTTGGAGAAGTCGGAAGAAAACCCATCTCTCTTACGCTCGCCTCTGGATTTTTGGCATTCTTTCTTGGCTTCGTGCTTTGGCTAAAAGCTTTGAGTCTCGAGACTGCCAGTTCTCTGGCTCCCTTGCTTGGAGGAAAAGTTGCCTTTGGATTTTTGTTCAGCGTTGTGCTTCTTCGGGAAAGAACCAGTTTAAAAAGCATTGCTGGGGCCTGTCTAATCATGGCTGGAATATTCCTCGCCACGCTTTGA